The Brassica napus cultivar Da-Ae chromosome C7, Da-Ae, whole genome shotgun sequence genomic interval TGTTCACATGAATAGTAACTCCGCAAAAAATTTGACCGATCACCGTAActcaagctctgataccagttgcTAGGAAATATGCGGTCAAATTTTGCGGTAAACCAGAATTTGTGGGAGCGGGAAAGAagcacacacacaaaattgttaacggagttcggccaatgttgcctacgtctccggacctgctacagatcCTTTATTATCAACCAGGGAAATTTTACAAACTCACAACTCACACcccgatcccaaatacactCAGAAATTACTCGTAATttcttaaagaagatttttatgagaaattttttcttttttttttttcttcttcttcttctcttctcttctcttctctcgttctctctctgttttcttgttttgggaTGTCTTTCCTCTTCACCTCAGCTCTCCTTTTATAAGCATGAAGAAGGTGTTGGTGAGCTCACAATCTTTGACAAAACCAACGTCAACAATTTCAGCTCACCGTCCATGCCGACCAACACGTAAAACGTGTTTTTTTTACTTACACTGTTATTATGATACGTGCTCCAAGGGAACTATGAGGGCAAGAAACAAGTGTTACCTGCAAGACAAAGATGCCGTCTTCTGCAAGCGCAGCTTCACAGTGACTGAAGAATGTATCCATAAACTCGTGGCCAACATGTTCTATCATCTCACTGAAACAACATTCCAAAACTGTTGTTATAGACTCATAAAACAGGTTAAGCAGTTCTATACAATAGAGAAGAAATAAATGTATTACCAAGATATGATTCTGTCATATTTTTAGCATCAGATAGTTGACGATAATCGCAAAGCTCAAATGTAATCCGATCCTGGTGATTCATATGTTATATCCTTAGTTATAGCCTTTTGGTGggatcataaataaaaaaatcaatcaatggATTGTTCAACACAAACCTGAAGTCCAGCTTCTTTAACCTTTTCTTCTGCATATTTAAGCTGTTCGATAGATAGTGTAATACCAGTGTATTTACATCCAGTTTTTTTCACAACTTCAATGGCCAAAGTTCCCCATCCACATCCAATCTCTAAAACCTCATGGTTCTTTTCTATTCTAGCCTAAAATATGCAAATGTACTTAGTAAAAATGAGAGAAAATCATGTTCTAAATCATGAAGATTGTGTTATCCTATAccttatcaattaaaatatttattttcctcATCTGTAGTTTTCAGATCCTCATCGTCTgactattaaaatattaaatgaagAAACATTAGAGCTATATTCGTAGCAAAATAACataagagcaaaaaaaaaagagtgaggAAATCTCATTGTCAACTTGAATGCCACAGTGGAATAACTCATGGTATCATCCAAGAATAGAGCAAAAAGGTCATTTCTCTGTAAAAATATCAAGTGATAAAGTAAATCAAGAACCCTACCTACACAAGAAAAAATGGTTTCTCATGAGACATAAAGGATGTGAGCATAAGACAACTTACAAGGTCATAGTGACGTGAAATGTTCCTCGAGCTTTAGTTAAAGTGTTCTGCCTAGAGAAATGCTTTAGGAACTGTATTGCAGATGTTAAACCAGCAGTCATAAACATCGGTGTCCACCAACCCCTACAAAAtccattaaaaaaaaggaatgtaACTTGACAAGTGAAATCTTGCATTATAACTTAGCAGAATGTTTGAAACTTTACCTTTTCTTAGCAAGATTTAAGTTCTTTGAGTTCAATTCTTTGTTAGCAATGAGAATCTGCAAGTTTTTAATCAAgaagatagatagatgtcagaaGCTTCTTACTCAATCTCAGTTCTTCAATAAGTGCATTACCATACCATGATCAAATTGAGAAGTCCTTTTTCTTTATTAACAAACGAAAAATCTCCATTTATTTAGGCATCGGCAAGTCCTAAATCTGCTTATGTCATAACCTGTGGGAAAAAAATCATCAATGTTCCAAGTTCTAAAGAGCTCTTCTAACATGGTGTGATCCTACGTGCCAACCTTCCAGTAAAAATGAGGATTGTGAATCTCCATGACAGATTCTAAGTTACATCTCAAATCCTTTCCTTTGAAAGTGAACATTGTTCCTCCTTCATATACtctgttaaaatttataaacaattatatGTAATATTGAAGAATTGTTATTCAAATGAAGCTAGGaattatagagagagaagagtGCTCACGTTACACAACCGGTTGATATGAAATGTCTCAAGAATCTAGTAAATAAAAACCGAGCCCCCTTTTTGGTTAGAGATGGGACCATATGTTTTGGTTTGCTCATAAGAGGAACCATATCTTTCCCTAGCAGACCTTGTGCAGCCCTCATACCGGCCTGTTAGAATATAAACAAACTTTCAGTTTACACAAAAAACTATTAAGAGGAACATTGAATTggattattttatagaaatgaTCAATACCTTTAGCCCATCTTCATGAAAACCAGAGCCTGCAAAATTTGAAAGGAATCAAATGAATCTTCATTCACATGGATTAGGATTACTCAATtcaatcatatttattttaaatctggTGGGTCTTGCTAGAGATTGACACTGTTTTCGTACTAGTCCATATTCGTTTGAAATAGACCAACGTACTTACCAAATTCATGTATAGGTCTTGATGGacaagttttaataaaacacaataTGGAGTACCAAAAGTTCGttggaactattttttgaacattatgaatAATGTACTCAAATgtcaaaaatgaaattttatttgaatGGGAAATGGAAGTCTAATGTGTGTGATTTGAAAAATTTGAACAAAGTAGCAAATACAGTCATTGGATAGTTGAACTTggatttatgttttgatttgttagttggacttcatgttcattaacttaaatcaaatatatgttgatcttttatattgataaaatataaaaagaaatctattttaaaatatattattttgtttgaattggtcaaacaataataattttactctttaatttcTTAGTCAAAATGTGGAATAAATTCACATACTAATTGACAAGAATTAAAGTCTCCATTAGTGCACCATGGAGGTTTCATTTTTGTGACGAAGAATGAAATTTGTGCtcattatttttctataaaatggCTTATAAGCATTATAGAAAAAATAGACTTTCAAgtttcaacaacaacaaatcacttTCTCCTCTCAGAATAGTTatgctagtatttttttttgtctgagaGTACAACACAAAATTAGGTTTgatagattctgtttttcggtgatggtaaacagaaacaatgcTGCAGTTGTATCCTAGGAATCTGAGCGCTATGAAACCGTCACACTACATggcgtttaaagatttaaggaaagagattaatCATCTCGACTCTacaattcttctttatttttatatttcggtattgtaattttaatttatgttcttattatttcttacaaatatcagttgtcTTATGGTAGTAAAATAAGGTTCCTACActcttaaatatttaaatattgtttatgcTTCTGCACTAACAATACATATATTTGTTAAAagttttttcttaagaacatGTTAATCCATATTTGGAATAGGTGCCGGAATGGATTTGGCTCCGTTGTTGGGAATTAGATAAATCCTATGATGAAAATCACTCTTCTCCATCAGCTTGTTCTCGATTATGATTTCAGTAGATTATATTTTTCTGGTATAAAAATCattaatctaattatttttaacagaAATCCTTGTTAAGTTTTTTCAGGAAGAGGTGATTATCATTTGTTTTAGTCACTACCTGAACCGGAAAAGGAAAGTtggttatattttttccttgtGGTGTGTaacttaaattaattattaagttcTTGTTTGACCGTGAAGGAAGAAATCAAGATTTAAGTTTAACTAAGGTGAAATATACCAATGTTATAACAATACTTTGGTCCTTAAGGGATCAAGTAGTATGGATGGAAATGAATTTTGTGAGTCGACGCCCCAAATTAAGTTTGGGAAAGGTCTGCCACATATAAATCTGTTTGCCATAggaaataaaatgtttgttgaTACTAAtcaatacatttatattttgttattgctTAAATGCAAGTTGTAAAAATATTGGCCATGCAAAAACAATGAGAATTCTAAGACCAATATGATTGAAACTGACATTTGTTTTGTAGTTTCTAAAATCAATATGGTTGAGAATAATCGTATAGAATGGTGGTTTTGATGGTAAAAATAATATCTTGTAATGATATGTATATTTGctaaaaaaagatttttaaattagaaatatatatttagttatgttatatgtatatataattaatattttatatattcggatatccgttcggttctcggttcagTTATTTCTGATATAGAAAAATAGGAACCATTCAGTTATATGAATGTTTTGGTGcggttccggtttcgggtatttcaGTTCAGTTCCTGTTCAATTCTTtggttccaatttttttttcccagCCTACACACATCATTAGAAATCCGGACCATACCCCAAAACCAACTAGTCCATAAGCGTGCTTTTGTTTATAGTGGTTATCAAATCAGGGGGAAGCTTCTACCACCAGACCATAACTAATCGATTTTATTTGTCCATGTTTCTAAATTCGGTATGCACTATGTATTAAAATACACAAGACCAGCCCAAGACATTGTCATACATAAGCCTGTTAACCCAGACAATCTCAAAACAAGAGTAAATTTGCTCAAGTGAGCTTTATTGATAGAACATAAAGATGAAACTGAAATAGCTTTAGGAAGCTTTATTGTGCAAAAAAGATAAAGAAAGGAAAGAATTTGTAGGTTGACTTCAAGTGGTTCAAAGAGTTCTATTGATTCATAAAGATGAGAAGAGAGACTGCATTCAACGCAGCCAAATTACTTCATACATCAACATAACACCACCTTATATAATAACAAGATATGACCCCGTTGCGTTGCAACGGgatttgtttgatgttttaatttaattaaaaccataaaataataaatcattttattatagtattatgattgttttttgtatatgttgtttgagatttattttataattaaaactcgttttcacacataagttcaagttaatatttgtattttataattatggtgcatagatgagttgttataaactttatacTAATGATTAGATAAAATACTATACATAAACATTTAAACTGAACACAATCagaaataagaaatgaaaaaaaaaatgaaagttaaatacaccaatcgaatcaatgacaacattgatgacaaaaaaaaaaaaaaaaaaaaatcaatgacaacattatacatgttcttatgtactaatttaatgttttattaaataagtctttaattttttattttgctaggtttttttttaaaaaggaaaacattctattttataatcttcattttatttacaattaaaaataaaaaataatattaaatactcttttacaattttgtttaagatttataaggtaaattattgtcatataacctattacaatttttttctttctagaatttcagaaaaaaatattgctatcaaataattatttttagttataaataaatattttcaaaattgctatttttacaaatcgtatcaatactaattttacactataatgttcatcatcaaacactctcgtaaaaataatatcaaataattttttatacttCTCTTTCGGTtaggacttaaaaatattatacaaatttctttttttttaggattttgttttataaaaaaaaagaaaaataactatcaaattttcttttacagttttgtaggattttagaaaagaaaattaatattacataatattttacaattatattttgtctaggattaaaaacaatttctatcaaataactatttttaaaagttgcaattttcaaaattagttttttacaatactttttgttaattgaataattgttactatcatgtttatcattaaatttttgaagtaaaaattactattaaataaaattttacaattctctctGGTCACGATttaaaagaaaacgaaaacttcTTAATTGGTTaagtttagaaaataattttcttttagaaatctcttttatttaagatttttggaaaaaaagaagTAATTTTTACATAATGGAAGTTTTGAATGACACATTCACAATctaatttttaaagttaatttgAAGTGAAAGTTAATTTAAGTTAATCTTTTAAGTTAGTTTTTATTGATATcaggtgaaatatttgaagttaattttggtttatattttttaacacaaaattatcaaaaagtaaagttagttaattataagaaaaatatgattagttttacgtttttattttatttagacttttgaaaaataaattaattattttatttcttttagattttatacaactattttattttaaatagaaaatttatgtttaattatttatatattttatcttatacatacaaatagatatttatcatattcacacatactcatgtaccaaaataacaacaaaaattaaaagttatgctAGCATAAGATGtaataaagataataaaaagttgagttgtatcatgaaattaaaagaaaatactcatataatacttttcatataaatactattgtgttttgtaaaaataatatgtgaaagcttaaacctaaatatagatgtgaaatatttgtagttaatagtaataaatatagatgtgaaatatttacttataagataataataagagtaattttacaattttcttttaattatgctttaaaaaaattaatattatttattttaaatttagtttttcttcatgtttttattaaataatttattgtacttCTAGGATTTTACAATTCGTTTGTGTTTAACATTTGTTTCATAAAagttaatgtttatcttttgtAATTCTCTATTTTTAGtagcctttaaaacaaatattataatgaaatataataataacaatagtaataataataataagggaaaattgccaaatatgattcacaacttgatttcaaatgcaaaagtaaacacaaacttgaatcaaatgcaaaagtaatctAAAagactattgaaattacaaccagtaccttgtgaacaaacaaaaaacccgaatttttttttacgtttctaactCCCGTAAGTCgtctgtccagacgactttacagtaagtcgtctggactagttctgcttagaaataatttaaaattttgtaaaaaatattttgataagtgaaaaattgaaataatgtaattaacatatgttttaagagatataaattaaaatataacaaaaattaattgttttcaacatagatgagtgaaagtagtgagtcatgatactCTTTagttttagtcaaaaaaaaatgttttttttttaaatgcataaatgttttttttgaaaactttaaaatttacctaagtgtgtttatttttgtatatagtaaacactatttaagtataactacggcttaataacgtggttagttagttaatttagccaatttagtttaggagttaaatttagggtctgggacgacttactagtaagtcgtccaaaccggaccgaacctttaatttttcaatgtacttttaaacttaaccggattatttaccggacatatataaggtgtttttttattcactgtttcgcgaaattcagaaaaccctaacgccgtttctctcaaaggcgatttcgaaggcgatttccgtcggttctctctaatccatcgttctcaccgccggttaTCTCTCTGTCGTTATCACCGTCGTTCTCACCACCGTTCTCACAGCCGCTTCCTCTATATAAGATTTgagaggaaaccctagcgcGCATTCTCTCAGAGGCGTCTTGTTGAACTCCGCCGCCAgtaagttatatctcttactgttgagtgattgattgaggaaaacatgaacataaaacgttgtctctatcaatttatacACTTGTTCTTTTTTTCACGTCTATTTTTGCAGATATATAACCATTATGTCGAAGGCGACTATATCTTCTCCGAATTTTCAGGTCGGCTTTAAAATGTTCTActggaagtcttggaagacttataattaagtcgttcagctggaaaacttgccagacgacttaattataagtctttgattgttttgagatggttgtatttgattgttttgcaggcaaaaaaaatggatataccagaactcccccgtaggatacatacattaggggaagagccccccgcagtgcatagcatttcgtatcatacttgttggacgttgcatactgctttaaagaaagcttttcatgatgacgaatatgaagagctgatggagtcgaagttgggagttttcatcaagttccaagagctgggatttgattgggcttcaaggctggttcactacatgctcggtttccagctggacataaagaagaagtataagctgtggagtctcgttggtccagaacctgtgaggttttcactgttagagtttgaaaacctcactggtctaaactgcgagtacatcgaggaccttgagagacctcactgtgttgttacaaaggagttgacttctttctgGGAGATGTTGGGAGTTCATGTCGAAGCTGGACCATATACTcaggagataatagcagcatttgagagatgcgaagggtggtctcgggatgatcgcaagcggctcgcgtaccttgccatcttcactggatacattgaagggagaaaatatttaacccctgcacgggttagtctggcaaggctagtgatggagctagaacggtttgagaattatccatgggggagagtcgcgtttaaggtgttGATGGACTCTGTGAAGGACATAGATATTTCGGGTTGTTACATTGTTAATGGGTTTGCGCAAGCTCTCCAGGTCTGGGTGTACACAGCtctgccggaattgggtgctaattATGGTAATCCTCTTCCAAAcaatccgtctccaccgatactggcttacaagggtcgcaaaggacgcagacagtttaaagaggctatcctcagtcaggtatttactgcAATCTGTACGACTTtgcagaaaacttataattaagtcgtctgataagtcttccaaCTAGACGACTTAgcagaagacttataattaagtcgtctcgaaagtcttccatctggatgacttagtagaagacttataattaagtcgtctgggaagactatccatactacttaattataatttttctactaagtcttccagctggaagactttccagacgacttaattataagtcgtctactaagtcgtccagctggaagactttccagacgacttaattataagtcgtctgcgaagtcttttctttccatctttcttaatccATCCAATATCTAAGTTCACAtattctatttactgcagactaggGTGATTAACTTTGTTCAGAAGGAAATTggtgaaatgtttccaaaatgggagtttgatgttgaggacacgcccgcggagaacaaaattaaactcatgtttgtgaagaaaccgtggaagtggaccatagattgctgggaagtcaccggtacttggttcaatacaaagccggcggttgtgagtccagtgatattccgtgtttttaacggttttaaactcgttttggagcaattaaatggtcggttttaattaatgttttggtctatttgatgcgttttggtgttcttaagtgtaatatgcaggttactagatagcttgaaagaaaagaacgcattcgggatttattcagaagcaagatggaccgaacaatggaccgaatgaagtattgatcgcacagagccacagatcgaccgatccggtccatgtggatcgaccgatccacgGTTTCAgccacagatcgaccgatccggtctatgtggatcgaccgatctcaggcgctacgggctccacacgcacaaacgagcttttcactcctttttacccactcccctcaataattcacAAAAGAACTCGACCTTggagactcag includes:
- the LOC106390932 gene encoding LOW QUALITY PROTEIN: uncharacterized protein LOC106390932 (The sequence of the model RefSeq protein was modified relative to this genomic sequence to represent the inferred CDS: substituted 2 bases at 2 genomic stop codons), yielding MRAAQGLLGKDMVPLMSKPKHMVPSLTKKGARFLFTRFLRHFISTGCVTVYEGGTMFTFKGKDLRCNLESVMEIHNPHFYWKVMTXADLGLADAXINGDFSFVNKEKGLLNLIMILIANKELNSKNLNLAKKRGWWTPMFMTAGLTSAIQFLKHFSRQNTLTKARGTFHVTMTL